The DNA window CGGCTTGAGATGAGATTCAATCCCGAGTCCAACAGAATATAAGCCAAACTATTTATTGATAAATTGGGATTTATATTGGGAGCTTGAAAATAATATCCTGAATAAAGCAACTTCTTAGAAAATGGATTAAAATCCATTCCAGCATAAACTTCTGATGCTGAGCTACCAAGGTTTACACCATCTATTATATTGCCAAAAGAATCCAATCTACAAATAAAAGCATCAGAATAATTTGAAACATTCGAAATTGAGTCCTCTATTAAGGAATCTTGACCATAAACCAAGAAATTATCGAATAATCCGGTAATAAGAATGTCATTTCCATCAACTGCAATGTCAAAAATTTCATTTATTGCTTTTGGTAGTGCATTTAAGTTTTTGAAATTGCCGCTGTAGCTGAAATTCACTAAGAAATATTGAAAGTCCGAAAAGCCTTGGTCGTTTTCTTCAAAAATTGTGTCATTCCCCCAACTTAGAAAATCATCAAAGCGTCCAAGTAAAGAGATACTTTCATTTGTTTTTATTATGTCATTATAAAAAGCTAGTCCTTGATGATTATAAAACCAAAGTAGATTGCCAATAGGATCAACTTTTAAAAATGAAACACTTGCGTAAGGTACATTATCTGATATGATTGTATCATTTGGAAAATTTAATTGACCCGGATGACTAAATAATAAGAATTTATTTCCGAAGACATCTTCCTCTCCTAGATATAATGACGTTGCATTTAAATTTTGATAATGAATGCTTTGAATAGAATAATTGAATTGTGAAAGCCCATAAACGGGTAATAAAATAAAAAGAAGCAGATAAATAAACAGTTTATAATTAATTGATGTCATTGCATTTACTTACTTAATCAACTTAACAAATCCTTTAATTTCTTTTATACTATTATTGCACAATTTAAAATTTAAGGAATAGAAATAGTCCCCATCAGGAACATTCAACCCGTCCCAATACACATTAGGATCATTTGTATCAAAAACCTTCCTTCCCCAACGGTTGTAGATTGTTAAGTTAAAACCTTCAGGATTGATGTACTCTGAATAAGGTTTGAAAAGGTCGTTATAACCGTCGCCGTTTGGGGTGAAGACGTTTACCTGATTTATCACATTGTCGCTTTCAAAGTTTACTGCAAAAGTAAAAGTGGTATCAAAGCACTGATTGAAGACATTTACATTATATATTCCCGTTTTCTCAAAATTTCTTGTGTTTTGATTATTTGAATCATACCATCTTAAGCTCCATTCACCCTCTGGGATCGAGATTTCCACTGAATTCTCATTGCAGGAATTAATCACTGTGTCTGAAATTGAATTTACTGCATTTGGAAGTACGCGTACTTCCCAGGTATTCGAAATCGAATTGCAGGTATTGTATGCCGTCTGCACAAATGTACCTTCCTCTTCAATTTGAATGCTCATTTCTTTTTCACCCGTATTCCATATAAAATTTGCTGAAGAACTTTCAATACCAAGGTCTCCAATTAATACGGATTCATTTTCACAAATCAATGTATCAATGCTCAATGGGCCCTCTAATTTCAGTTCAATGTTTACAAATTCAACTATGGTATCCGCTGTGGTTCTGTATTCAACTTTATGCAGACCTGGAGATTGAAATTGATATGATAAATTTTCCTGTGTAAATATTTTTCCAACAGACTCATTCTTTTCTTTAATATCCCACTCGACAAATGGATTGCAACCTGTATTGTAAGATTTAAGAATACTGGTATCACCAAAACAAACATTTTCAATTACAATAGTCTTTTCATCATTGTAATTTCCTCCAATAGCCATGGGAAATTTTCCTGTAGAATTATTGGATTTATAAAAATATCCACCGGTTTCAAAATCCATTAATTTAAAAACCTCTTTATCACTACAATCTCCGGGTAACTCTAAAACCGACATTTTCAATTTTGCTGAATCTGTATAAATTGAGCCGTTATAAGTTTCATTTGTGAAATAGATTTTATTCCGAAACTTTTTCATTTGCGCAAGATTTATTTCATCCTTTCTTACATCAGAGTAGTCCGAACTTTTATAAATCGTAGTTGAATCCAATAAATTAAATTTATTGTCAAATCTATATTTCAATAGCCTATTTCGATATGCATTCTCCACGAAATAGAGTGTTCGACATTCCTCTGAATAAACAAAAGATCTGATTTCTTGTATTTCATTGAAAAAAGGGTCATAAACAGGAATAGCTATTTTTCTTACTTCTTTAAATTGGCCTCTTTCTCTGTCAAATTCACCTATACACAAATAAATTTGATCCAGATTGTGATGCACGTAGAATAGATTCTTTCCACTTGGGCTACAATACATTTGAGAGTTAGGATATTTTCGAGATATATCAGAACGGATAGCGGAACTTGTAAATATTGTGGGGTTAGCTTCAATACCAGAACTATCAATGCTCCAAACCAGAATGTTCCCATCAATTTCCCTACCTACCAACCAATAATCACGTTCGTTCGCATGTTTGATGATTGTCAATTGATCAGAATAAAAATCGTAGAACTTATTTTGCCTAGAAATCAATTCGCCGCGTTGTGTCATTGAATTATAGCTCCACAAAGCATATCCAATTGTAGAATCTAAATCAAAAGGAACAAAACTACCATCAAAATATCTGTATTGATCAAAATTTGTTCTTATAATCAAATAAATGGAATCAGATCCAGGCATTTTGACTATTCCACCGGTTTCGGATACTCCACTCGAAATGTTT is part of the Hyphobacterium sp. CCMP332 genome and encodes:
- a CDS encoding gliding motility-associated C-terminal domain-containing protein; amino-acid sequence: MFFRLIILFLFLILNSAKAQNSELWLMDLNGWNDKLLIDWRSSPPNFELIDNVFPHSSGTPNITVSNKCGEVLFYTDLFCIMNHNLSDSLLADSITGNISSGVSETGGIVKMPGSDSIYLIIRTNFDQYRYFDGSFVPFDLDSTIGYALWSYNSMTQRGELISRQNKFYDFYSDQLTIIKHANERDYWLVGREIDGNILVWSIDSSGIEANPTIFTSSAIRSDISRKYPNSQMYCSPSGKNLFYVHHNLDQIYLCIGEFDRERGQFKEVRKIAIPVYDPFFNEIQEIRSFVYSEECRTLYFVENAYRNRLLKYRFDNKFNLLDSTTIYKSSDYSDVRKDEINLAQMKKFRNKIYFTNETYNGSIYTDSAKLKMSVLELPGDCSDKEVFKLMDFETGGYFYKSNNSTGKFPMAIGGNYNDEKTIVIENVCFGDTSILKSYNTGCNPFVEWDIKEKNESVGKIFTQENLSYQFQSPGLHKVEYRTTADTIVEFVNIELKLEGPLSIDTLICENESVLIGDLGIESSSANFIWNTGEKEMSIQIEEEGTFVQTAYNTCNSISNTWEVRVLPNAVNSISDTVINSCNENSVEISIPEGEWSLRWYDSNNQNTRNFEKTGIYNVNVFNQCFDTTFTFAVNFESDNVINQVNVFTPNGDGYNDLFKPYSEYINPEGFNLTIYNRWGRKVFDTNDPNVYWDGLNVPDGDYFYSLNFKLCNNSIKEIKGFVKLIK